In Bacteroidia bacterium, the genomic window AGACTTTATGAAAAGTAAGTGCTTCTTTCAAAAAAGCTATGGCAAGCAGGGTTGTTATTAAAGCAAGGCCGCCAATAATAATTGGGTAAGCATGCGAAAGTTCGAGCTTTGTCATTGCTGCCATCCAAAAAAAGGATGCTATAAAAGCGGCAAAAAGACCACTAAAAATATAAGGGTCGAATAAAAGCTTGAATAAGAAAAACAACTTTTCATTAAAGGCTTCGGGTAGAGCGCCGTATTTGGCTATGCGCCATTTTAGTATGAGCTGGCCGTAAACTGTGAAAAGTACTGTGCCTGCTATGTAGAAATAACCCATTATTTAAAGCTCTTCAAAAAGTTTCTGGCATTTGAGCCTTTGTTGAAGATTAGGTCTAGTACGCTAACTCCATGCTCGAAGGGTGGGTGGAGCTGATCATATTCAGGGTAGCCGCTGTAGTGCATCCATTCGACTTGAATACCTTCCTGCCTAGCTAGCTCCTCATCAAAATAGCCTTTGGCTGCTGGGCCACTTAGGTAGTTTGTTGCACCGGCTTGCTTGCAAATGCCTAATAGCTTTTCAGTTTGGCCTTCTACCAGTTCAAACTCACTCGACCAGCGGATTTTAGTTTGAATGCCTAAAATAGTATTGATAGCTGAAATGAATTTATAATTAATTTCGCTTAGATACTCTTCGTTACAGCCTAAGTAAAGCTCTTCGAAGATATCTTTGTAGTCAGAGAAAAATTTGCTTTTAGAATAGCTCTGAGAAATTGTGCGCCAGTGTTTTATATTCCAATTCTTACTTGATACTTTCGTATCTTTTATTTTTTGTTCTAAACCATCTTGTCGTACAGGAATTGTAACCCATTGCATGCCTTGCGATGTCTTTAACTTATTTCGATTACGCCAATCATTCTTGGTATATTGAACATCATCGTAAATAATAAATTCATCAACCATATTTATAAGATCGAAATAGCCTTTCCATGGAATATAGTTAGATTGTAAAATAGCTATTTTATTCATACATCCTCTAATACAGCAATTCCAAAACCTGACTTTCCATAAGCATTTCCATTATAAAGCATGTATCTTTTATTTTTATGATCAAAAATGAACGGA contains:
- a CDS encoding WbqC family protein — protein: MNKIAILQSNYIPWKGYFDLINMVDEFIIYDDVQYTKNDWRNRNKLKTSQGMQWVTIPVRQDGLEQKIKDTKVSSKNWNIKHWRTISQSYSKSKFFSDYKDIFEELYLGCNEEYLSEINYKFISAINTILGIQTKIRWSSEFELVEGQTEKLLGICKQAGATNYLSGPAAKGYFDEELARQEGIQVEWMHYSGYPEYDQLHPPFEHGVSVLDLIFNKGSNARNFLKSFK